One stretch of Paramormyrops kingsleyae isolate MSU_618 chromosome 4, PKINGS_0.4, whole genome shotgun sequence DNA includes these proteins:
- the LOC111840041 gene encoding protein-glutamine gamma-glutamyltransferase K-like: MSAETMPSRDSSMVGRFHSVAVGNGQGPTSRVSPSKERPQSGGCRRWLQWVSPCCYRNQSGSLDLTDELPPEPVKEVDKPYKPHTEASELEELALIVRSVDLLQSKTDQNRRDHHTDLYHNDDLIVRRGQTFQIALELSRPFNPNTDKLRLELTTGRNPVVAKGTHVIVPLVEDLDGGRWEAKIVEQSSSRVLLSVNSSAKAAIGRYQLTVATQCPQGTSTHEPGSDIYMLFNPWCQDDTVYMDDDSERTEYVLRDTGRIYYGTENQIGARTWNFGQFSEGILQACLFLLDKSETPSAGRGDPVNVVRVISAMINSLDDRGVLEGNWSGNYVGGTSPSAWSGSVDILRKYHSENGTPVKYGQCWVFSGVTTTVLRCLGIPTRSVTNFQSAHDTDVSLTTDVYFDENMEPLNDLNTDSIWNFHVWNDCWMARPDLPQGMGGWQAVDATPQETSQGIFCCGPASVTAIRTGQVYLKHDTPFVFAEVNSDKIYWQRNLDGTFSQVYMEKKKVGHCISTKAVGSDDRMDITNLYKYPEDTEEERIAVETASRYGSRPEVYGMASAEDVSIEVTMDGEGPRMGNDAQLIIILHNNSAHPRRTTLHSQVAVMYYTGVLKGTVKKEKLPVELMPNEVKTIEWTLPYQHYQDHLVDHAALMLTLSGRVNETQQVLATQYNFRLRTPDLTITPIGDAVVGKEMEAKISFTNPLPRTLKSVVFRVEGLGLQNIREIAVGDVGAHSKVTLTEHFVPTLPGPRKLVASLDCRQLTQVHGVADIVVQEM; encoded by the exons ATGTCGGCGGAAACGATGCCCAGCAGAGACAGCTCCATGGTGGGCCGCTTTCACTCCGTCGCCGTGGGTAACGGGCAGGGTCCCACGAGCAGAGTATCCCCGAGCAAAGAGCGGCCCCAGAGTGGGGGGTGCCGCCGCTGGCTCCAATGGGTGTCTCCCTGCTGCTACCGCAACCAGAGCGGCTCCCTGGACCTGACCGACGAACTGCCCCCAGAGCCCGTGAAGGAAGTTGACAAGCCCTACAAGCCTCACACCGAGGCCAGCGAGCTAGAGG AGCTCGCACTGATAGTGCGCTCAGTGgacctcctgcagtccaaaacgGATCAGAACCGGCGCGATCATCACACCGACCTTTACCACAATGATGACCTCATAGTGCGGCGGGGCCAGACCTTTCAGATCGCCCTCGAACTTTCTCGCCCGTTCAACCCCAACACTGACAAACTCCGTCTGGAGCTGACGACTG GACGCAACCCGGTAGTGGCGAAGGGCACGCACGTCATCGTCCCATTGGTGGAGGACCTGGACGGTGGCCGATGGGAGGCGAAAATCGTGGAGCAGAGCAGCTCCAGGGTCCTGCTGTCCGTCAACTCGTCGGCCAAAGCCGCAATCGGCCGCTACCAGCTCACGGTGGCCACGCAGTGCCCACAGGGCACGTCCACGCATGAGCCGGGCAGTGACATCTACATGCTGTTCAACCCCTGGTGTCAAG ACGACACTGTGTACATGGACGATGACAGCGAGAGGACAGAATACGTCCTGAGGGACACAGGAAGGATCTATTATGGCACGGAGAATCAGATTGGGGCGCGGACATGGAACTTCGGGCAG TTCAGTGAAGGAATTCTACAGGCGTGTCTCTTCCTTCTGGACAAGAGTGAAACGCCGTCAGCCGGCCGCGGAGACCCTGTCAATGTAGTGAGGGTCATATCAGCCATG ATCAATTCCCTTGATGACCGTGGGGTCCTTGAGGGAAATTGGTCGGGGAACTACGTGGGCGGGACTTCCCCTTCAGCGTGGAGCGGCAGCGTGGACATCCTGAGGAAGTACCACTCTGAGAACGGAACGCCCGTCAAGTACGGACAGTGCTGGGTCTTCTCAGGGGTCACCACCACAG TGCTCAGATGCCTCGGCATTCCAACTCGCAGCGTCACCAACTTCCAGTCTGCACACGACACGGACGTCTCCCTGACAACGGATGTTTATTTTGATGAGAACATGGAGCCCCTGAATGACCTCAACACAGACTCTATCTG GAACTTCCACGTGTGGAATGACTGCTGGATGGCCCGTCCAGACCTGCCCCAAGGGATGGGAGGCTGGCAGGCTGTGGACGCCACCCCACAGGAGACCAGCCAGGGCATTTTCTGCTGCGGCCCAGCTTCTGTGACTGCCATACGCACCGGGCAGGTCTACCTTAAACACGACACGCCCTTCGTGTTTGCTGAG GTGAACAGCGACAAAATCTACTGGCAGAGGAACCTGGATGGGACGTTCAGTCAGGTCTACATGGAGAAGAAGAAGGTGGGACACTGCATAAGCACCAAGGCGGTGGGCTCTGACGATCGAATGGACATCACCAATCTCTACAAGTATCCAGAGG ACACAGAAGAAGAGCGCATCGCCGTGGAGACCGCCAGTCGCTACGGCAGCAGGCCTGAGGTTTACGGCATGGCCTCAGCAGAGGACGTGAGCATCGAGGTCACGATGGACGGCGAAGGTCCCCGCATGGGGAATGATGCACAACTGATCATCATTCTGCACAATAACAGCGCACATCCCCGCCGTACCACCCTTCACAGCCAGGTGGCGGTGATGTACTACACTGGAGTGCTCAAGGGCACCGTCAAGAAAGAGAAGCTTCCCGTTGAGCTCATGCCCAATGAAG TGAAGACCATCGAGTGGACGCTGCCCTACCAGCACTACCAGGATCACCTGGTGGACCATGCGGCTCTGATGCTGACGTTATCGGGTCGCGTCAATGAGACCCAGCAGGTTCTAGCTACGCAGTACAACTTCCGACTCCGGACCCCGGACCTCACGATTACG CCTATAGGGGACGCTGTTGTTGGCAAAGAGATGGAGGCCAAAATCTCCTTCACCAACCCCCTGCCACGCACACTGAAGAGTGTGGTGTTCCGGGTGGAGGGTCTGGGCCTGCAGAACATCCGGGAGATCGCCGTGGG GGACGTGGGTGCCCACTCGAAAGTCACGCTGACGGAGCACTTCGTCCCCACCCTGCCGGGGCCCCGGAAGCTGGTGGCTTCGCTCGACTGCCGGCAGCTGACGCAGGTGCACGGCGTGGCCGACATCGTGGTCCAGGAGATGTGA
- the nol7 gene encoding U3 small nucleolar RNA-associated protein NOL7, with the protein MADKRRGDAGVRKRKSESKKMTEHLQLGVDSSDDEAPDEVTFEDSKAVALRSMKEAIDSARRDKELLKEKRRRKQQLFEEQKKRRRLPDEILEEIDSASSKNPKGPKAKDSEEVSKEEEEEGSDSQEEEEQEMTTVTSGKKKKKRIKKRRIKGGYAVMRVQDQPVTSKQQQRAAEFLQSRLYSPQSNRAPVNHFLSLENKRAQNKGAAVVFVSKQWGENQKTKAANFKKRWLHRRGMEAS; encoded by the exons ATGGCGGATAAACGGCGTGGGGACGCTGGTGTTCgaaaaagaaaatcagaaaGCAAAAAGATGACAGAACATTTACAGTTAGGCGTTGATTCGAGCGACGACGAAGCTCCAGACGAAGTGACGTTTGAGGATTCAAAAGCGGTTGCTCTTCGAAGCATGAAAGAAGCCATCGACAGCGCCAGAAG AGATAAGGAATTGCTGAAGGAAAAGCGGAGGAGGAAACAGCAGCTGTTTGAGGAGCAGAAG AAAAGAAGACGTCTTCCCGATGAAATTCTAGAGGAAATTGATTCGGCTTCCTCGAA AAATCCAAAGGGACCGAAAGCAAAAG ATAGTGAAGAGGTGAgtaaagaggaggaggaggaaggatCTGACAgtcaggaggaagaggagcaggagATGACGACAGTGACGTCgggaaagaagaaaaagaaaagaatcaagAAACGGAG AATAAAGGGGGGGTACGCTGTGATGAGGGTACAGGATCAGCCAGTCACCAGTAAGCAGCAGCAAAGAGCGGCCGAGTTCCTGCAGTCCCGTCTGTACAGCCCCCAGTCCAACCGGGCCCCTG TGAATCACTTCCTGTCGCTGGAAAACAAACGGGCCCAGAACAAAGGTGCTGCCGTGGTGTTTGTGTCCAAGCAGTGGG GTGAGAATCAGAAGACAAAGGCAGCGAACTTCAAGAAGCGGTGGCTCCACAGACGAGGGATGGAGGCCagctga
- the ranbp9 gene encoding ran-binding protein 9: MSGQSSGCGFLMSVVVHGDSTLSEQEKELSQRLRRLYPAVNEQETPLPRSWSPKDKFSYIGLSQNNLRVHYKGHGKTPKDAASVRATHPIPAACGVYYFEVKIVSKGRDGYMGIGLSAQGVNMNRLPGWDKHSYGYHGDDGHSFCSSGTGQPYGPTFTTGDVIGCCVNLINNTCFYTKNGHSLGIAFTDLPPNLYPTVGLQTPGEVVDANFGQHPFVFDIEDYMREWRTKIQMLIGRFPIGEREGEWQSMIQKMVASYLVHHGYCATAEAFARSTDQTVHEELASIKNRQKIQKLVLSGRMGEAIETTQQLYPSLLERNPNLLFMLKVRQFIEMVNGTDSEVRCLGGRSPKSQDSYPGSPRLFGSPSLSPSHGPNIHSLASPTKAGSSHSYLSGFDSSCSNGVAPPKPHPQSHPHKQSPPTLSNAELNTINSTRSQHGGTCTSNDMDMEVDHYSNGVSEGTSNGFLNGSSKHDVELEDCENDMDVDPTLPRRQLCGGSQAAIERMIQFGRELQSMSENLRRECGKNAANKKMLKDAFSLLAYSDPWNSPVGYQLDAIQREPVCSTLNSAILETHNLPKQPPLAQAVGQASQCLSIMARSGIGSCAFASVDDYLH; encoded by the exons ATGTCCGGGCAGTCCTCGGGCTGTGGGTTTCTGATGTCGGTCGTGGTTCACGGAGACTCGACTCTCAGCGAACAGGAAAAAGAGCTCAGCCAGCGTCTCCGGCGACTCTACCCGGCCGTAAATGAACAAGAGACCCCGCTGCCCCGCTCGTGGAGCCCCAAGGACAAGTTCAGTTACATCGGCTTGTCTCAGAACAACCTCCGAGTGCATTATAAAG GTCACGGGAAGACCCCGAAAGATGCAGCTTCGGTGCGGGCGACCCACCCCATCCCAGCCGCCTGTGGGGTCTATTACTTCGAGGTCAAGATTGTCAGCAAAGGCAGGGACGG GTACATGGGAATCGGTCTCTCAGCCCAAGGCGTCAACATGAACAGACTCCCAG GTTGGGATAAACACTCGTATGGTTACCACGGCGACGACGGCCACTCATTCTGCTCCTCGGGCACGGGGCAGCCGTACGGGCCCACGTTCACCACGGGCGACGTCATCGGCTGCTGTGTCAACCTGATCAATAACACCTGCTTCTACACCAAGAACGGCCACAGTTTAG GTATTGCCTTTACTGATTTACCG ccgaACCTCTACCCCACAGTGGGCCTGCAGACACCCGGCGAGGTGGTGGACGCCAACTTCGGCCAGCACCCGTTCGTCTTCGACATCGAGGATTACATGCGCGAGTGGAGGACCAAGATCCAGATGCTGATCGGCAGGTTCCCCATCGGGGAACGCGAGGGCGAGTGGCAGTCCATGATCCAGAA GATGGTAGCTTCGTACTTGGTCCACCACGGTTACTGTGCCACAGCGGAAGCGTTCGCACGTTCCACGGACCAGACAGTGCATGAGGAGCTCGCCTCCATCAAGAACAGGCAGA AGATTCAGAAGCTGGTGCTGTCAGGGCGGATGGGCGAAGCCATCGAGACGACACAGCAACTGTACCCCAGCCTCCTGGAGAGGAATCCCAATCTTCTCTTCATGCTCAA GGTGCGGCAGTTCATAGAGATGGTGAACGGCACGGACAGCGAGGTGCGCTGCCTGGGCGGCCGCAGCCCCAAGTCCCAGGACAGCTACCCCGGCAGCCCCCGGCTCTTCGGCAGCCCCAGCCTGAGCCCCAGCCACGGGCCCAACATCCACAGCCTGGCCTCACCCACCAAAGCCGGCAGCTCCCACTCCTACCTGTCAG GTTTCGACAGCAGCTGCAGTAACGGGGTGGCGCCCcctaagccccacccccaatccCACCCCCACAAGCAGTCGCCCCCAACCCTGTCCAACGCCGAGCTCAACACCATCAACAGCACGCGGAGTCAGCATGGCGGCACCTGTACCAG CAATGACATGGACATGGAGGTGGACCACTATAGCAACGGCGTGTCGGAGGGCACCTCCAACGGCTTCCTGAACGGCAGCTCCAAGCACGACGTCGAGCTGGAGGACTGCGAGAACGACATGG ATGTGGACCCCACCCTGCCCAGGCGGCAGCTGTGCGGCGGCAGTCAGGCAGCCATCGAGCGAATGATCCAGTTCGGCCGCGAGCTGCAGAGCATGAGCGAGAACCTCCGGCGTGAGTGCGGCAAGAACGCGGCCAACAAGAAGATGCTGAAG GATGCGTTCAGCCTGCTAGCTTACTCGGACCCCTGGAACAGCCCGGTGGGCTACCAGCTGGATGCCATACAGAGGGAGCCCGTCTGTTCTACCCTCAACAGTGCAATATTAG agaccCACAACCTGCCGAAGCAGCCCCCCCTGGCCCAGGCAGTGGGTCAGGCCTCCCAGTGCCTGTCCATCATGGCCCGCTCAGGCATCGGCTCCTGCGCCTTCGCCTCTGTGGATGACTACCTGCACTAG